One window from the genome of Bradyrhizobium xenonodulans encodes:
- a CDS encoding NAD(P)H-dependent flavin oxidoreductase encodes MWPDRRLIDLFKTEFPVVLAPMAGVMDAELVIAVAQGGGLGSLPSAMLSPEKAREQVNIIRQRVKAPVNMNFFCHTPVELTTEAEARWKQRLAGYYTEHGLDPTAPINAANRAPFDAAFCEVVEKLKPEVVSFHFGLPEQGLLKRVKAAGCLVISSATTVKEAVWLEQRGVDAVIAQGAEAGGHRGMFLTDKISEQPGTFALVPQVADAVKVPVIAAGGIADGRGIAAAFALGASGVQIGSAYLRCPESKVTPGGRKALAEAGDDSTVITNVMTGRPARGVQNRLMREAGPISPDAPPFPHAATALGPLKAAAEKQGRVDFTNLWAGQAVALGREVPAAELTRDLAKSALARMKTLAG; translated from the coding sequence ATGTGGCCTGACCGTCGACTGATCGACCTCTTCAAGACTGAATTCCCGGTCGTGCTGGCGCCCATGGCCGGCGTGATGGATGCGGAGTTGGTGATTGCGGTTGCGCAAGGCGGCGGGCTCGGCTCGCTGCCGAGTGCGATGCTGTCGCCGGAGAAGGCGCGGGAGCAGGTCAACATTATCCGCCAGCGCGTGAAGGCGCCGGTCAACATGAACTTCTTCTGCCACACGCCGGTCGAGCTCACGACCGAGGCCGAGGCGCGCTGGAAGCAGCGGCTCGCGGGTTATTACACCGAGCATGGTCTTGATCCCACGGCGCCGATCAATGCGGCGAACCGTGCGCCGTTCGATGCCGCGTTCTGCGAGGTCGTCGAGAAGTTGAAGCCGGAGGTCGTCAGCTTCCATTTCGGTCTGCCGGAGCAGGGGCTGCTCAAGCGCGTCAAGGCGGCCGGTTGCCTCGTGATCTCGTCGGCCACCACCGTGAAGGAAGCGGTCTGGCTGGAACAGCGCGGCGTCGATGCCGTGATCGCGCAAGGCGCCGAAGCCGGCGGTCATCGCGGCATGTTCCTGACCGACAAGATCTCCGAGCAGCCCGGCACGTTCGCGCTGGTGCCGCAGGTCGCCGATGCCGTGAAGGTGCCCGTCATCGCGGCCGGCGGCATCGCCGACGGGCGCGGCATCGCCGCAGCCTTCGCGCTCGGCGCCTCCGGCGTGCAGATCGGCAGCGCCTATCTGCGTTGCCCCGAATCCAAGGTCACGCCCGGCGGCCGCAAGGCGCTCGCCGAAGCGGGTGACGATTCCACCGTCATCACCAACGTGATGACCGGGCGGCCCGCGCGCGGGGTCCAGAACCGCCTGATGCGCGAGGCCGGCCCGATCTCGCCCGACGCGCCGCCGTTTCCCCATGCCGCGACCGCGCTGGGGCCGTTGAAGGCGGCTGCCGAAAAGCAGGGCAGGGTCGATTTCACGAATCTCTGGGCCGGCCAGGCCGTTGCCCTCGGCCGCGAGGTGCCGGCGGCCGAATTGACCCGGGATCTCGCCAAATCGGCGCTGGCCCGCATGAAAACGCTCGCCGGATAG
- a CDS encoding NAD(P)H-dependent flavin oxidoreductase: MPITTPLTELLGIRHPILSAPMDTIAGSRLTRAVSNAGGFGILGGGYGDRARLETETRELRGFAPFGIGFITWSLAKQPELLDIALDARPQAVMLSFGDPAPFAPRIKASGARLICQVQSEDMAKQALDAGAEILIAQGTEAGGHGASRTTVDIVPAIVDLAAGRAPVVAAGGIADGRGLAAMMMLGASGVLIGTRFYASVEANGAEEAKLRIRAANSNDTVRGVIADWSRNLFWPAPFTARTLVNDHIKSWTGREIELMQRAGEMAAEYAAAKAAGNFEVAAVFAGEAVGLIHDISPAAEIVERIAIEAEQLLAGRRNSIVAGQNS, translated from the coding sequence ATGCCGATCACGACGCCGCTGACGGAGCTTCTCGGGATCAGGCATCCGATCCTGTCGGCGCCCATGGACACGATCGCCGGCAGCCGGCTGACCCGCGCCGTCAGCAATGCCGGCGGATTCGGCATCCTCGGCGGTGGCTACGGCGACCGGGCCCGGCTGGAAACTGAGACCAGGGAGCTGAGGGGCTTTGCCCCGTTCGGGATCGGCTTCATTACCTGGAGCCTGGCAAAACAGCCCGAGCTTCTCGACATCGCGCTCGACGCTCGTCCGCAGGCCGTCATGCTCTCGTTCGGCGACCCTGCGCCGTTCGCGCCGCGCATCAAGGCGAGTGGCGCACGCTTGATCTGCCAGGTGCAGAGCGAGGACATGGCGAAGCAGGCGCTCGATGCCGGTGCGGAGATCCTGATCGCGCAGGGGACGGAGGCGGGCGGTCACGGCGCATCGCGCACCACCGTCGATATCGTGCCTGCCATCGTCGATCTCGCGGCAGGGCGCGCGCCTGTCGTCGCGGCCGGCGGCATCGCCGATGGCCGGGGTCTCGCCGCGATGATGATGCTGGGCGCATCCGGCGTGCTGATCGGCACACGCTTCTATGCGAGCGTGGAGGCCAACGGCGCCGAAGAGGCGAAGCTGCGCATTCGCGCGGCAAACAGCAACGACACGGTGCGGGGCGTGATCGCCGACTGGTCGCGGAACCTGTTCTGGCCGGCGCCGTTCACCGCGCGCACGCTGGTCAACGATCACATCAAGAGCTGGACCGGCCGAGAGATCGAGCTGATGCAGCGCGCAGGCGAGATGGCTGCGGAGTACGCTGCGGCGAAAGCCGCGGGTAATTTCGAGGTCGCGGCCGTCTTTGCCGGCGAGGCGGTCGGCCTGATCCATGATATTTCCCCGGCGGCCGAGATCGTGGAGCGGATTGCGATTGAGGCGGAGCAGTTGCTGGCGGGGCGGCGTAACTCGATAGTTGCTGGGCAGAATTCTTAA